Below is a genomic region from Persicimonas caeni.
CTCAACCACGATTGCATCGACTCGCACAGCAGCCTACACTTCGAACATAAACCTTTTACTCAGGGCGGGCCGAGATGCCGTGGGCGACACTCCGTACAATGCGTGTTCGATCGCCGGACTGCATCACGTGCCAAATACAACGGATCATGTGGAGATTACTGATGGAAACCTTGATGATACTCTCGCTTATCGGGCTTGCGCTCTTCATCTTCTTTGGCGTGCGTTTCATTCATCGACGCAATGGCGGCGGCGCGACTGATAAAGAGTCCAAGGAACCTACAGGAGTTCGTCGGTTTCGCGAGCAGCACCAAGAGGCGGACGAAAGAATCATTGGCGCTGTCGATGCATGGATCGGAGAGATTTTCGAATTGAAAGCCTCCGATCAATTCACCGGCTCTTTGCTCCTCACCAACAAGCGTTTGGTTTTCGTCGGCACTTCCTTCCGTCTGGGCTCGGCGGACGCGGAGAGAACCCAGCAGATTTCTGTCGACAAGATCCGCACTCTGGATATTTCGGCCGACAAAGCGCTTCTCGCGCTCGAGGTAAATGACGAGTATGAGTACGGCATGCGAGACAATCCAGAAAACCGCGAGTTTCTAGAGTCAGTGAGGCGCGCGAAGTCGCAACCGTCCGCACCATCTCATTCGAGCTCCACCGGGGGCGCCGACCCGCTGGAGCAGCTCGAAAAGCTCAAGGGACTCCATGACTCAGGGGTGTTATCAGACGCCGAGTTTGAACAGAAGAAGCGCGCACTCCTAGAGAGAGTTTGATAACTCGCCCAGGCAATCAATCGCCATAAACGCATCGACAAGCCGCGCGTAGTCCTGCTCATCGACACAGCACCGGCAGTAATCGTCCATTGGCGTTCGCCGGTCCAGGACGAATACCCGATACAAGTCTTCGACAGCGGCTTTGCGTTCGTCGGTCATTGTGCTGCACATTCGTCGGCGCAATCCTCAGCTCTCGAAGTTGCAAGTCGACGTCCCCTCCAGGGGCTACCCATGCCTCAGCAAACAACGCATCGGCACCGCTTCGCCTGCGGCTCCGCTCATCCAAGAACGTCGCGCGACCGCATGGAGTGGGCTTCGTCGGGGAATGTACTTCCCTTCCGACGCCCCCATCACGTCGCAAAAAGCTGGTCCGGGTCCCGAAACGACTTGAACTCCAAGGCGTTGCCGCTCGGGTCCTGCACGAACATCGTCGCCTGCTCGCCTGGCTTGCCCTCGAACCGGGTGTGCGGCTCGATGAGAAACTCGACCTCCGCATCGCGCAACCGGTCGGCGAGTTCGTGCCACTTCTCCCACGCCAAGACGACGCCAAAGTGGCGCACCGGCACGGCGTCGCCGTCGACCTCGTTGGTGCGCGAGGCGCTCACCTCTTCGG
It encodes:
- a CDS encoding SHOCT domain-containing protein is translated as METLMILSLIGLALFIFFGVRFIHRRNGGGATDKESKEPTGVRRFREQHQEADERIIGAVDAWIGEIFELKASDQFTGSLLLTNKRLVFVGTSFRLGSADAERTQQISVDKIRTLDISADKALLALEVNDEYEYGMRDNPENREFLESVRRAKSQPSAPSHSSSTGGADPLEQLEKLKGLHDSGVLSDAEFEQKKRALLERV
- a CDS encoding VOC family protein, translated to MSESPFHLAFPVSDLEATRAFFVDVLGCRVGRTDERWIDFDFFGHQISAHLRPEEVSASRTNEVDGDAVPVRHFGVVLAWEKWHELADRLRDAEVEFLIEPHTRFEGKPGEQATMFVQDPSGNALEFKSFRDPDQLFAT